One Streptomyces sp. B21-105 genomic region harbors:
- a CDS encoding hemerythrin domain-containing protein codes for MAETRDVVELILQDHRRMEDLFRLMRSVEADRAAALREFADLLVAHALAEEAEVYPALKRYRKIDDEEVEHGEEEHEEGNKALLALLEVGEVGSEEWDEKLEELVQAVTHHADEEERTILNGARENTAMKRREELGEAFSQERERQLRAGCGDVDNVRRIVHS; via the coding sequence ATGGCCGAGACACGAGACGTCGTCGAACTCATTCTCCAGGACCACCGGAGAATGGAGGATCTCTTCCGTCTGATGCGCAGTGTCGAAGCCGACCGGGCGGCCGCGCTGCGGGAGTTCGCCGACCTGCTGGTCGCCCATGCCCTGGCGGAAGAGGCGGAGGTGTACCCCGCCCTCAAGCGCTACAGGAAGATCGACGACGAGGAGGTGGAGCACGGCGAGGAGGAGCACGAGGAGGGCAACAAGGCGCTCCTCGCCCTCCTGGAAGTGGGCGAGGTCGGCTCCGAGGAGTGGGACGAGAAACTCGAGGAGCTCGTCCAGGCCGTCACCCATCACGCCGACGAGGAGGAGCGCACGATCCTCAACGGTGCCCGCGAGAACACCGCCATGAAACGCCGGGAGGAGCTCGGCGAGGCGTTCTCGCAGGAGCGGGAGCGGCAGCTGAGGGCAGGCTGCGGCGATGTGGACAACGTGCG